The segment TTAATAATCCTTCATTTTCCATCTTTTCAAAATCTATTCCCCAACTAGTAGCATTTCTATTTAGTTGAGCCCTAGATTCTTCATAGGCAAAAAGTATGGCTCTTTCTTTATTGTTGTAAGCATCTTCAATAAACTTTGATACCAGCATAGTTTTACCCGTACCAGTCGCGCCAGTTGCCAGAATTATTGAATCCTGAAAATAACCCCCTCCACACATTTCATCAAGATCTTTAACTCCTGAACTTATTCTTATATTTGAGGATCTTTGCGTTAATCTCATCGCTCCTAAGGCAAAAACAATTATGCCATCATCTCCCATTGTGAAAGGAAATTCTCCTTTCATATGTACGGTTCCTCTCAACTTTAAAACTTCTAAAGTTCTTCTTCTTTTCTCTGCCTCAAGAACATTTCTAAGTAGCACGACATTATCAGATACAAATTCCTCAACGCCATAACGAGCTATTGGGCCATAATCGTCCACCCTTTCTGTCGTCATTACGGTAGTAACTCCTATTTCTTTTAATCTCGCAATAAGTCTAAAAATCTCTCTTCTAACAACATAAATAGCATCATATTGCTGAAACACAGCGGTTATTGAGTCTATCGCAACTCTCTTAGCTTTATATTTTCTTATCGCATAACTAATCCTTTCAATCAAACCTGAAAGATCAAAATTTCCAGCAACATCTTGACCGTCAGGATCAGGAGATGCATCCAAAATAAAAAGTTTATTTTGATCAATTAATTTCTGTAAATCCCAACCAAAGCTAGCTGCATTTCTAATAATATCTAAAGGTGATTCTTCAAAGGTAATAAAAATTCCTGGCTCATCAAAATTACAAATCCCATGATGTAAATATTGTAAAGAAAAAACAGTTTTACCAGTCCCAGATGTACCACTAACAAGAGTACTTCTCGCAGCAGGCAAGCCTCCCCTACAAACATCATCAAAACCCTCAATTCCAGTAGGTATTTTCTGGACTTGCATTTTAATTGATTTACTAATTTTTTTATCTTTCATAGATTTTTGTCAGGAAAATTATTCTATAACTATTGATTTATTTTTAATTATAAAAGTTTTTATTAATTTTTTGTACCTCCACTATATTCACTCTCTGATAATTCATCAAAAAGTAAATCTAATCCAATTAAAACCTTTTCTCTATCTGACAAATCACCAATTATTCTTCTAACAGGAGGAGGTAAAATCTTTGCAAGAGTTGGGGTTGCCAAAATCTTATCTTCTTCAGCAAGTTGAGGTTGTTTAAGAACATCTATTACTTTTAGAGCATAAACTCCTTTAAATTCATTCTCTAGAATTTCTTTAAGAGTATTCAAAGCTCTCATTGAATTGGGAGTGTTACCTGCTACGTAAAGTTTTAAAATATATGTTTTTCTTGCCACCATTTGTTAAAACCTCAAGTTAAATGAAAGAATTTAATAATAAACCTTGACTAATTACACTATAAAATAAGAAGATAAACAAACATTCAAGACTGCTAAAAAGGCTTAATCAAATTAATAAATTTGAGCCTCTCGGCGTCCTCATTATATGACTTCTTCCAAAAAACCTTCTAACAGTTCTGCAAAAAATGAAAATTTGTATGCAATAGCTGAAACATCAGGCCAACAATTCTGGTTTGAAGTTGATAAATATTATGATATTGACAGGCTAAATGCTAAAGAAAAAGATAAAATAACTATTGATAAAATTCTCCTAATAAAAGATAAAGATAATATTTCACTTGGCCAGCCTTACGTAAAAAATGCA is part of the Prochlorococcus marinus subsp. pastoris str. CCMP1986 genome and harbors:
- the kaiC gene encoding circadian clock protein KaiC, translated to MKDKKISKSIKMQVQKIPTGIEGFDDVCRGGLPAARSTLVSGTSGTGKTVFSLQYLHHGICNFDEPGIFITFEESPLDIIRNAASFGWDLQKLIDQNKLFILDASPDPDGQDVAGNFDLSGLIERISYAIRKYKAKRVAIDSITAVFQQYDAIYVVRREIFRLIARLKEIGVTTVMTTERVDDYGPIARYGVEEFVSDNVVLLRNVLEAEKRRRTLEVLKLRGTVHMKGEFPFTMGDDGIIVFALGAMRLTQRSSNIRISSGVKDLDEMCGGGYFQDSIILATGATGTGKTMLVSKFIEDAYNNKERAILFAYEESRAQLNRNATSWGIDFEKMENEGLLKIICAYPESTGLEDHLQIIKSQINEFKPKRLAIDSLSALARGVSLNAFRQFVIGVTGYSKQEEIAGFFTNTAEEFMGSHSITDSHISTITDTILLLQYVEIKGEMARAINVFKMRGSWHDKRIREYIITGQGPEIKDSFSNFEQIFSGAPHRVISDQSIPNVFKGIEKN
- the kaiB gene encoding circadian clock protein KaiB, producing MVARKTYILKLYVAGNTPNSMRALNTLKEILENEFKGVYALKVIDVLKQPQLAEEDKILATPTLAKILPPPVRRIIGDLSDREKVLIGLDLLFDELSESEYSGGTKN
- the rplU gene encoding 50S ribosomal protein L21 — translated: MTSSKKPSNSSAKNENLYAIAETSGQQFWFEVDKYYDIDRLNAKEKDKITIDKILLIKDKDNISLGQPYVKNAKIELEVVSHKRDKKIIVYKMRPKKKTRRKMGHRQELTRVMVKSISITNSTPKTSSKTEVKKKSTSPKASNPEN